CGGGTATCCCGAGCCATAATCTGCATCCACCTCTCCTAGGTCTTCTGCAAAGTTCCAACCTTTCACAACACGATCTCTGGCAACCTAAAAACCAGTGACAAAAAAACTCTGCTGATAAAGTGTAAATATAACAAGGAAATGCTGCATGCAGACATGAAAACtgtgaagaaaaatatataaataactgAAGCTTCATTAGAGCCAGGAAGTTTGAGCAGGGGAGTAAAAACCTTCCTGCCGGTGACGGCAGCAACCGGTGACAACTTGCTCGGGCTGCCCTATAAATGTTAAGCATCAACATGATGACGGATGTGTGATGCTAAATGGGGCAAATTAATTCAcaaattaatattatattttttgtGCTCAAAACTCAAGCAGTTCTACtcaatttgtttttcttgttttacagAACATTGAGTTACTTGTCACAAGCATCTAAAATATttagttgcaaaaaaaaaaaagcactagAAGCCAACAGCAACAGCTGAGGCTTCCACTCTGGCTGCCTGTGCAGGAGTCTGATTGAATGCACACCCACGCTGACTGAGTTTAGGTTAGTTTGTGTCACTCCTCTTTCATCAAAATGCTGAGAAACAGCTACAATTTGTCTGCATAACACCTGTATAGTTTTCAAGGTATTTACCTTTCAGTGTAAATACATGTAATGATCTCCCACAACTGCTGAGAAACTAACTGTAATGCCATAAAATTCAAGTGCAAAATAATTTTACtgtaatacatttattttaatgtcaacAGATTCtactattattttaaaatagacCTACTAAAGAAATTCAAAACTGAAAAGGAAGTTTATAtgtaaacttaaataaataccAATTTTGGACAACCAAATTAAGATTTTCATCCCCACAACACAGACTAAAAGGTACCTAGTTCAAATGTGATTAGTCACTGGACAACAAATTTATGAAACCCAACAAACATTTGCTTCATTATTCACCACCTATCGTGAGATCATTGCATTTCAGTCAAGGTTCCAGAGGCAAAAATGGGAGAAAAGGATTGCTAACCTTTGCACAGATGCTGGCCGCACTGACGATGGGGAAGAGGGAGTCAGCTTTTGGCCTTACAGTCACTTCAATGCCTGGAAACTGCTGAGAGAGTTTCTCCTCATACTTCTCAGCTGGGCCAACTGTGTCCACATAAACCTGAAGAACACCAGAGGGCAGATGGGGCAGAGCAGGTGGATTGAGAAGCAATAGGATTAAATAATATGAGAAACGGATAAGAGTTACTGCAAGCTTAAAGTCTAAATGAACGGAATATATGATTATGGCCTATTTGGAAAGAAAATCTGCCTTGAAAAGTTGCACCAAACATTAGAGAAAACACAAATCTATGTGTTGCTCTCTGACCAACTGATTAATAAAAGACTTGCAGAGTGCTCTATATGgttgaaaataaacaatgacGCCAAACAGACCTAGTAGAAATGAGACTTTGAATGTGAAGATTTATGttcatgtaaatattttgtttactaACCTCTTTCAGCTGTACTCCACTGTCCAAGGCATACTGTATTAGACCAATGGCTGTATCATGTGAAAGAGCATTGAGGTTGTATTTTGTCCTTGAAGCAAAGTCAGTGATTGGGTTAGTGTGTGCAAATCAATGTCACAAGCCTTCATGTGTGCGAGCTGTATATGCCTTACCTTCGCAACATGCTGGTAGAAATGGTGTTGGGGGAGAGAATCTGCAAGGCCCAGCCTACATAACTTTTGGCTTCATCTAGTTTTTGGAACAGATTCTCTCTTTCTGCCTCTGAAAGAGTCTTAGAATCTGACAAGAGACAAGTTACAATCAACTGAATACATTTTATCACATAATCTGATGCTTCAACTACAAAGAAAAGTATTTAGTGGAAAACAACACATTTCCAAGATGGCAGAATCCTTTAGAAAAAACAGTGTTACCTGCTACTTTCAAGTCTTTCAGGTCCTCCTTTTTGGAAACTGGACAGAAACATATCCCATACACCATGGgccctgtatatatatattttaaaaagtgcacTGTGAGTATGTATTTTACAGATCATAGAGATGTAATTTTACAGTGCTAATTTAACTAGCATACCCAGCACAGGCCCCCTGCCTGCCTCATCAACACCCAGACAGCAGTCCTCTGTCCTGCAGATGTCAGGGATCTCAGAAGCCAGTCGGCAGCTAACAGAGTTATCGGTTTCAAATGGGCTGAGGTCCATCGATGCTAGCTGGAAAGACAACCGATGCTactttaatatgtttaaaatagttttcaaGTTGTCTTAATAGTATAAAAGGTGCATTTAGGCTTCTCTTGTCACACTGTTGCTGTAAACTAACTCGTTAGCTAAAAGCTACATGCTGCTTCAAACTACTCCgaaagacttttaaaaataacaatacagATGTTATGTTTGAAATTATTAGTTTAATTAGTCCCTAGACGACGCCGGTGTTTTAAAgattataaacattttacaaaagcaAAGTCTTTTCGGACCTGTGTAGACAGTAAGCCCAGTCCTGTTTGTTTCCCTCAGCAGCAGATTTGGCGCTCCAGCCGTGACGTCAAACGTTTCcgcttttccttcttcttcttctctgaactTTCAGACGCAGTATCGCCACCAGCTGGACTGGAATCAAACCTGAACTTACAATTTACAACGATCAAACCAGCTCTaaatttacaatttaatttaattttcagttgAGTTTGTTAAAAGGAATAATACAACATAAAACGTTTATAAAACAGAAGTATATTATAGAAGAATATTCTATTCTGACATAATTTCTATTTACTTGAGcacatttctattctattctattctattctattctattctattctacagtcatttggcagatgcttttatccaaagcgacttacatttgagagtaagaacaacacaagcaagaattcaaacaagatgagacataattaagtggtagtcagactgctgtcaGGTGCTGTCATgcagtgctagaggcagtgcatatatatacatatatatatatatatgtatatatatgtgtgtgtgtgtgtgtgtcatttatGTGACAActacagtcatgtgaaaaagtaCATCATTCATCAATTTTGAGGTTTTACATAGCAAGATGCTTTAAATTATGTGATTATCTCCAAGTGCAACAATAAATACAACCTTAGATGGGgaacaaaacataaacatgaatacatattaaaatataatgttatttctttaattaaaaactaagccaaaatgcagagTCAACGTATTTTGCTTCCATAGGAGTTAAAAGAATATTTAGCAGCTGCTTCTAATTAACACGTTTGTTTAACTAATTATTAGCTGGTATAATTACCTCTCTAAAAGAAGAAGTATTGGTTATCTTGTCTGAGACATTCAGGTTTGTGTTACCACAATGCTAAGGAGCAAAGAGATACAGCTCTTAATGAAACCAATAATTGCTTCTAATCATTCTGGGAAGTGTAAGAACACTCAGACAATACTCAGAGaaactgataaagaaaacatgtttttttttagactcTGCAGTCCTCACTTAACATGTTAAAGTTAAAGGTAGTGCAACTAGAAAAAGACTCAACAAGTAGGttttgtttggaagggttggCAACCTTTTATCTTGTGCATGGCTGCTGGACTAAAGTTTGAAAAGTTGCATCTGAACAGACCACAAGATACGACCAAAGTGCAGATGTTTGCACAGTGGCCCATTTGGCAAAAACCAAAAGCAGCATatcaacacaaacacctcattCAAATAGTCgggcatggtggtggaggggtgTTGATTTGGTtttgcagtcattgagttgaACATGAACTCCTgtgtataccaaagtattctggAGTTAAATG
The Melanotaenia boesemani isolate fMelBoe1 chromosome 4, fMelBoe1.pri, whole genome shotgun sequence genome window above contains:
- the rnaseh2a gene encoding ribonuclease H2 subunit A, which encodes MDLSPFETDNSVSCRLASEIPDICRTEDCCLGVDEAGRGPVLGPMVYGICFCPVSKKEDLKDLKVADSKTLSEAERENLFQKLDEAKSYVGWALQILSPNTISTSMLRRTKYNLNALSHDTAIGLIQYALDSGVQLKEVYVDTVGPAEKYEEKLSQQFPGIEVTVRPKADSLFPIVSAASICAKVARDRVVKGWNFAEDLGEVDADYGSGYPNDPKTKAWLLKYLNPVFGYPQFVRFSWSTAQTLMDSKAVAVHWDDDEEDGEKAAQRLNNRSMLSYFSASAGGDDQNTTHQTHRFFTERRLKSLDAL